The sequence TTCGCCAACACCCTTGAGCCTGCCTCCACACCTCACGCAGCCGAACACGTCGAAGTCGAACGTCCTCCTGAGCAACTCGGCGTAAGTCCACTCGCGGTGGCCTCTCCTTCACCCGCTCCTTCCTGGCCGCGGCCTCATGCCCCGCGCTCGCCTCCTGCGCACCTGCTTGAGGGACCAGAAATGGCCGCAGTCTGGCGCCTGGAACGAAGACGCCGTGGAATCTCGTGAGGTTTGCCCGAGGCGGAGGTACCAGGGACGCTACACGCCGTAACAGTTCCTGCCCGGTGAAGAGCAGGTGCGTGGTGCCGTCCGGCAGCGGGCGCTTCATCCGATAATAACGATGCGGCCGTCCTCCGCTCGTGACAGCCGCTCCAGCGCCAGCGCACCGCACGCCCCGTAGCGGCATCGCCGTTCCAGTCCCTGCCTGTCGTTGGCATGCACGTGCTTGCGTGGGCGGCGGCAACGCCTCGAAGCGCACGCCGCCCTCCCCCGGCACGAAGACGCCTTCGGCACCAGCGCATGGTCGTGAGGCGTCACTTGCAAGGCCGAGCCGAAAAATTGCGTTCTTCGTGGGTTCGAGTGCTACCGCACCCAGCCCACGAAGCCCTGAAGCTCTGGTCCCATCTGCGATGCCGGCACGTCGAGCCGGATGCTGGAAGCGGAGAGCGCGGTCAGGGTGGGGCTGTTCTCCAACTGGACGCGTTCCATCACCAGGAGCGAATCGAAGGTGTCCGGCCAGCACACCTCGCTTGCCTGAGAGCGCAGCAGGACCGTCGCGGCGAGGACGTGTGCGTCGTCGGGTGAGAACGCGAAGACCATGAGTCCACCCAGTCCCGTTCTCGGCTCGATGCCCGGTCGCGACGCGTCGAAGTTCGCCTGGAAGAGCG is a genomic window of Myxococcus virescens containing:
- a CDS encoding transposase; translated protein: MPLRGVRCAGAGAAVTSGGRPHRYYRMKRPLPDGTTHLLFTGQELLRRVASLVPPPRANLTRFHGVFVPGARLRPFLVPQAGAQEASAGHEAAARKERVKERPPRVDLRRVAQEDVRLRRVRLREVWRQAQGCWRT